A region from the Leptospira dzoumogneensis genome encodes:
- a CDS encoding efflux RND transporter permease subunit — protein sequence MLARLLNTSLNNPFLSVGLVSFLLIFSFYTLNEVPIDAVPDITNAQVIITTNTGSLDPEQVEKVITFPLETELLGLPNLIDVRSVSKFGLSNISLIFKETTDIYQARAMVAERISSAKEKLPPGATPTIVPNTTGLGEIFFYSVEAVPDSELDRLPEEKKLLFLRTVQDYVVRPQIKAMVPGIVEVDSNGGYEKEIHIDVDPNRMKRWGLSIDQIIRDISTIGESFGGGFIENAGKISIVRAYGLKKNLNEISAISVRRTLTGASVKVSDIADVNEHGTPRLGGASSNGKEIVLGTALMLKGENSYKVNEDLHKAISKLSLPENVRVRILLERSFLIQSTIKTVLKNLGEGAILVILTLFLILFNLRASLIVALIIPGSMLLASICMRFFGISANLMSLGAIDFGLLVDASIVITENVLSKFETGKFTNKEEKRKVILDSSLEVLKPVSFGILVIMLVYIPILTLDGIPGRMFRPMAETVLLALGFSLFLAVFLLPPLLYFFLAPKNLGAHSKKKDSKIINWYAEKLPKILDQPRKIIVYSLIFFAVTLLIYFRMGTVFLPKLTEGDLMLVIVRNGNIGLEESLKEQKELEIFLGQMPEVESVFSRIGTSSVANDPMGPFNADTFIILKKDILPDLLEKNTWEKFLDKIETSVKEKFPESELTLSQPLEARFNELLEGSRADISVRILGKDLNVLLRLQEELKNALEKIPGAAEVELDPIMALRKSNVIDVIPDSTKLKYYNISLPLFNSVLESSMSGFELGGFYEEEVRFPIKIRLSEEFRNRESEIGDINVGTEDGGTVPIRLLASIQKKEKVMTISRNKSRRFVAVSVNLRGRDLEGFYKEAISEVSKLQIPNGYSIFWGGQIENLSQAKEKLSMIVPATLFMIFIVLYLGLRSIKQALLVFFCVPFALTGGIWFLFLRGMDLSVSAFVGCIALSGIAVLNGLVKLYTIDRIREESKLNVRDAVLEGAVSRIRPVVMTALVASFGFIPMAFGTGLGAEVQKPLATVVIGGIFSSTILTLVLLPAFYYWLEKE from the coding sequence ATGCTAGCCAGACTTTTGAATACCAGCCTAAATAACCCATTCTTATCCGTAGGACTGGTTTCGTTTTTATTAATATTCTCATTTTATACGTTAAATGAAGTCCCTATAGACGCGGTCCCGGATATCACTAATGCCCAGGTGATCATCACAACAAATACCGGTTCCTTGGATCCGGAACAAGTGGAGAAAGTGATAACCTTCCCGTTAGAAACGGAACTTCTAGGACTTCCGAACCTGATAGATGTACGCTCCGTATCTAAATTCGGTTTATCTAATATATCTTTGATCTTCAAAGAAACTACCGATATTTACCAGGCAAGAGCTATGGTAGCGGAAAGAATTTCCAGCGCTAAGGAAAAACTTCCTCCAGGTGCTACACCCACTATCGTTCCGAATACGACCGGTCTTGGAGAGATCTTCTTTTACTCCGTAGAAGCCGTCCCTGATTCGGAATTGGACAGACTTCCTGAAGAAAAGAAACTTTTGTTCTTAAGGACCGTTCAGGATTACGTGGTCCGCCCTCAGATCAAGGCGATGGTCCCTGGAATTGTAGAAGTGGATTCCAACGGAGGTTACGAAAAAGAGATCCATATAGATGTGGATCCGAATAGAATGAAACGTTGGGGACTCTCCATTGATCAGATCATCCGGGATATTTCCACGATCGGAGAAAGTTTTGGAGGCGGATTTATAGAGAATGCAGGAAAAATTTCCATAGTAAGAGCCTACGGACTTAAGAAAAATCTAAATGAGATCTCCGCTATTTCGGTTAGAAGAACTCTTACCGGAGCATCCGTAAAAGTTTCGGATATAGCGGATGTGAATGAACATGGCACACCAAGATTAGGAGGCGCAAGCTCCAACGGGAAAGAGATCGTACTAGGCACAGCCTTAATGTTAAAAGGAGAAAACAGTTATAAAGTAAACGAAGACCTGCATAAGGCGATTTCGAAACTAAGCCTTCCTGAAAATGTAAGAGTGAGGATCCTATTGGAAAGATCCTTCTTGATACAATCCACCATAAAAACGGTCTTAAAAAACCTGGGAGAAGGTGCGATCTTAGTCATACTTACACTTTTTCTAATATTATTCAATCTAAGAGCCTCGCTGATCGTAGCGTTGATCATCCCGGGTTCCATGCTGCTTGCTTCTATTTGTATGAGATTTTTCGGGATCTCTGCAAACTTAATGAGTTTGGGAGCGATAGACTTTGGATTATTAGTAGATGCTTCGATAGTGATCACTGAAAACGTTCTTTCCAAATTCGAGACCGGAAAATTCACAAACAAAGAAGAAAAACGAAAAGTTATATTGGATTCTTCGTTAGAAGTCCTAAAGCCGGTGTCTTTTGGTATCTTAGTGATCATGTTGGTATATATTCCGATCCTCACTCTGGACGGGATCCCGGGAAGAATGTTCCGACCTATGGCAGAGACCGTACTTCTTGCATTAGGGTTCAGTTTATTTTTAGCAGTGTTCCTTCTTCCTCCCCTTCTATACTTTTTCTTAGCACCCAAAAACTTAGGAGCTCATAGTAAGAAGAAGGACAGCAAGATCATAAATTGGTATGCGGAAAAATTGCCTAAGATCTTGGATCAACCCCGCAAGATCATCGTATATTCTTTAATATTCTTTGCTGTTACACTCCTTATTTATTTCAGAATGGGGACAGTATTCCTTCCTAAACTAACGGAAGGAGATCTAATGTTAGTAATCGTTCGGAATGGGAACATCGGATTAGAGGAAAGTTTAAAAGAACAAAAAGAATTAGAAATTTTCCTAGGGCAAATGCCAGAAGTAGAAAGTGTATTTTCCAGGATCGGAACCAGTTCGGTCGCAAACGATCCAATGGGCCCTTTCAATGCGGACACATTTATCATTCTAAAGAAGGATATTCTTCCGGATCTTTTGGAAAAGAATACCTGGGAAAAATTTTTGGATAAGATAGAAACATCCGTAAAAGAGAAATTCCCGGAATCAGAGCTGACCTTAAGCCAGCCTTTAGAAGCCAGATTTAACGAGCTTCTAGAAGGGAGTAGAGCGGATATAAGTGTGAGGATCTTGGGGAAAGATCTGAACGTTCTACTTAGGCTCCAGGAAGAATTAAAGAACGCCTTAGAAAAGATCCCAGGCGCCGCAGAAGTGGAATTAGATCCCATCATGGCATTAAGAAAATCGAATGTAATCGACGTGATCCCTGATAGTACAAAGCTTAAATATTATAATATCTCCTTACCTCTATTCAACTCAGTTCTGGAAAGTTCCATGAGCGGCTTCGAGCTAGGAGGATTTTATGAAGAAGAAGTCAGATTCCCTATCAAGATCAGGCTCTCGGAAGAATTCAGGAATAGAGAATCCGAAATAGGAGATATTAATGTCGGAACGGAAGACGGAGGAACCGTACCTATCCGGCTTTTAGCTTCCATCCAAAAAAAGGAGAAGGTGATGACCATCTCCAGGAATAAATCCAGAAGATTCGTAGCGGTCTCCGTAAACTTAAGAGGAAGGGATCTGGAAGGATTTTATAAGGAAGCGATCTCCGAGGTTTCTAAATTACAGATCCCTAATGGATATTCCATTTTTTGGGGAGGACAAATTGAAAATCTTTCCCAGGCAAAAGAAAAACTTTCAATGATCGTCCCGGCAACATTGTTCATGATCTTTATCGTCTTATATTTGGGACTCAGATCTATCAAACAGGCTCTGCTTGTATTCTTCTGCGTTCCGTTTGCATTAACAGGCGGGATCTGGTTCCTATTCTTAAGAGGAATGGACTTAAGCGTATCCGCATTCGTAGGATGTATCGCTCTTTCCGGGATCGCAGTCTTAAACGGTCTCGTAAAATTATACACGATCGATCGTATCCGAGAGGAAAGTAAACTTAATGTTAGAGATGCGGTATTAGAAGGTGCGGTCAGTCGTATACGTCCTGTAGTCATGACCGCATTAGTCGCTTCTTTTGGATTTATTCCTATGGCATTCGGAACAGGGTTAGGAGCGGAGGTCCAAAAACCTCTGGCCACCGTAGTGATCGGAGGGATTTTTTCTTCTACCATCCTGACCCTTGTGTTGCTGCCTGCATTCTACTATTGGTTAGAAAAAGAATAA
- a CDS encoding TolC family protein produces MRFSYVLVFLSFFWILFLPAQASENDTTKELELNSIMAIAEKNSPLLTAIHSDLESLFYKRRQEGKTQNPSVYFDYGQRKAADESGAEYAVQIEQPIYFPGRKELKQLLVDNDSKIKEVQQIEAYNSIRLSSIKFAYRYLVAADKKNHVKERLKRLSLIESYIKARPFFTPQAKTDLFIIESKILALRKHFNDLELGAAKDYESLNLYLRQEFVPKLKIPYFRSGVKFDRKDLEKKAVSQNPSILAAKGELDKARTELRLANLEKYPDYSITSQIGEDKSGVANRFYDFGLKFRIPVWDQFQNKVASAETNMRSKQDRLTYQENLIQTSFNQAFLDYEQSKMNLKLYDLTQLDRIDRDLNFADMEFKRGRIQLISYLELENQLHETHHAVLDAQISHLESLLNLLYITNEKDILGVMGNASQTFEYQPK; encoded by the coding sequence GTGCGTTTTTCTTATGTACTAGTATTTTTATCTTTTTTTTGGATATTGTTCCTTCCTGCCCAGGCATCTGAGAATGATACTACAAAAGAATTAGAATTAAATTCCATCATGGCAATCGCGGAGAAAAATTCTCCATTACTTACCGCGATCCATTCCGACTTAGAAAGCCTTTTTTACAAAAGAAGGCAGGAAGGTAAAACTCAGAACCCTTCCGTTTATTTCGATTACGGTCAAAGAAAGGCTGCCGACGAATCCGGAGCCGAGTATGCCGTGCAGATAGAGCAGCCAATTTATTTCCCGGGAAGGAAGGAACTCAAACAACTTTTGGTGGATAATGATTCCAAGATCAAGGAAGTCCAACAAATCGAAGCTTATAATTCTATTCGTCTAAGTTCCATAAAATTCGCGTATCGTTACCTGGTGGCGGCGGACAAAAAGAATCACGTCAAAGAAAGGCTTAAAAGACTTTCCTTGATAGAAAGTTACATCAAGGCCAGGCCGTTCTTCACTCCTCAAGCCAAAACGGATCTATTCATCATAGAGAGCAAAATTTTAGCTCTACGAAAACATTTTAACGATCTGGAATTAGGAGCCGCAAAAGATTACGAATCCTTAAACTTATATTTAAGACAAGAGTTCGTTCCTAAGCTAAAAATCCCTTATTTTCGATCCGGAGTAAAATTCGATCGCAAGGATCTGGAAAAAAAAGCTGTGTCACAAAACCCTTCCATCCTTGCCGCAAAAGGAGAATTAGACAAGGCCAGAACGGAACTCAGATTGGCAAACTTAGAAAAGTATCCGGATTATTCCATCACCAGTCAGATCGGGGAAGATAAGTCCGGGGTTGCCAACAGATTTTACGACTTCGGATTGAAGTTCAGGATCCCAGTTTGGGACCAATTCCAAAACAAAGTCGCCTCCGCTGAAACAAATATGAGGTCCAAGCAGGACAGGTTAACATATCAAGAAAACTTAATACAGACTTCATTTAATCAGGCATTTTTGGATTACGAACAATCTAAAATGAACCTGAAACTTTACGATCTAACCCAACTGGATCGGATCGACAGGGATCTGAACTTTGCGGATATGGAGTTCAAGCGGGGAAGGATACAACTTATCAGTTATCTGGAGCTGGAAAATCAGCTGCACGAAACACATCACGCGGTTCTGGACGCTCAAATTTCACATTTGGAAAGTCTTCTGAACCTGCTTTATATCACGAATGAAAAAGATATTTTAGGAGTAATGGGCAATGCTAGCCAGACTTTTGAATACCAGCCTAAATAA
- a CDS encoding TfoX/Sxy family protein — MSSFLTHVQDRLKVCGPLSYKNMFGGFGVYSGSQIFAMVIKDRLYFRVGQSNQAEYESAGMSPFTYAGKDGKLVRVSYWEVPEEVLEDDEDLIFWFRKSLAEANKASTLKKKTAPKKKVTKSRGSSSKKTVPKKKAARKKSVRRIVKKTTAKRKVAAKKKKVRSR; from the coding sequence ATGAGTTCTTTTCTTACACATGTCCAAGATAGATTAAAAGTCTGCGGTCCCTTGTCCTATAAAAATATGTTCGGAGGTTTCGGAGTCTATTCCGGATCTCAAATTTTTGCAATGGTCATTAAGGACCGCTTGTATTTTAGAGTGGGACAATCCAACCAAGCGGAGTACGAATCCGCGGGAATGTCACCATTCACTTATGCAGGCAAAGACGGCAAACTTGTGCGAGTTTCCTATTGGGAAGTACCGGAAGAAGTTTTAGAAGATGACGAAGATCTTATATTCTGGTTCAGAAAATCTTTGGCGGAAGCAAACAAAGCTTCTACTTTAAAAAAGAAAACGGCTCCGAAGAAGAAGGTCACAAAATCCAGAGGTTCTTCGTCCAAGAAGACTGTTCCGAAGAAAAAAGCGGCCCGCAAAAAATCAGTCAGACGTATCGTTAAGAAAACGACCGCAAAACGTAAGGTCGCTGCAAAAAAGAAGAAGGTCCGTTCTCGCTAA
- a CDS encoding NAD(P)-binding domain-containing protein — translation MKGLLSFVPKYFDWLNNNAPQGEAEKYPEINPEFESSISGIYISGDLTGIPLLKYSVQSGVSAIHNILRKPKKKTKGNLDVLIVGAGPSGIAAGIEAKKNGLDFLILEANQPFHTITSYPKGKPIFAEPAELEVDSPIRIVDTTKEDLLESLEHVLKKHKLPIQIGEKVESILPSKGSEPGFEIRTESGKKFNSSYVLLAIGKSGDSRRLGIPGEDQENVFHRLIDPQDFQGQNTLVIGGGDSAIEAALSLVDVSSSVTLSYRESEISRPKEENKLKFQKAIQENKIRFLPNSTLEKFESKQVRLKQVSKSRTEKIDSSLVLIGSEAPISFLKKIGIKIRSSFNSKEVLGFVSLFSFALFLYFGKASFYASDWYSWVALGSGTVFAFSSIRFVFSKDTFFSWRWRTFKNLYLLSAAVYFSSVYLSAKYLGFYLFGKYPGFHYTVLYSTTILFFGLRRMWVRPTQYIKLQTTTLILIQIFPLFLLPEIILPFLGDKGLLGPSNGFLLTQVFPDGAYWKAYGFILAWPLNMGVLYDGGITTFWLIYGFVMSFGLIPYLVYKFGKGAYCGWICSCGGLAETLGDEYRNRMPHGKLAYKLEHSGQWILLIAAILTVAKLIGSSGQFFWPLEFAADSVKVYYDLIVDLGLGGVVGVGAYFMFSGRIWCRMFCPLSALMHIYAKFSKFRIFSEKKRCISCNICTSVCHQGIDVMNYANKGKPMDSVQCVRCSACVVNCPTQVLSFGKLEKNGQALDRLKAVL, via the coding sequence ATGAAAGGCCTATTATCTTTTGTCCCTAAGTATTTTGATTGGTTGAATAACAACGCTCCTCAAGGGGAAGCCGAAAAATATCCTGAAATAAATCCGGAATTCGAGAGTTCTATCTCCGGTATTTATATCTCCGGCGATCTAACCGGGATCCCTCTTTTAAAATATTCCGTGCAGAGTGGTGTTTCTGCGATCCATAATATTCTTCGAAAGCCTAAAAAGAAAACAAAAGGTAACTTAGATGTTTTGATCGTAGGCGCCGGACCTTCCGGGATTGCGGCAGGGATCGAAGCGAAAAAGAACGGTCTGGACTTTCTTATCTTAGAAGCGAACCAGCCCTTTCATACGATCACAAGTTATCCAAAAGGAAAGCCTATCTTTGCAGAACCTGCCGAATTAGAAGTGGATTCTCCCATCCGGATCGTAGATACTACCAAGGAAGATCTTCTTGAGTCACTTGAACACGTATTAAAAAAACATAAACTTCCTATTCAAATCGGGGAAAAGGTAGAATCAATTCTTCCATCCAAAGGATCGGAGCCCGGATTTGAGATACGAACCGAATCAGGGAAAAAATTCAATTCTTCTTACGTTCTACTGGCAATCGGAAAATCGGGAGATAGCAGACGTCTAGGAATTCCGGGAGAGGACCAGGAAAACGTTTTTCATAGACTGATAGATCCGCAAGACTTCCAAGGCCAAAATACTTTGGTTATAGGAGGAGGAGACAGCGCCATAGAAGCGGCCCTTTCCTTGGTAGATGTTTCTTCATCCGTCACTCTATCCTATAGGGAATCCGAAATTTCCAGACCGAAAGAAGAGAATAAACTTAAATTCCAAAAAGCAATACAAGAAAATAAGATCCGATTTTTACCGAATTCGACCTTGGAAAAATTCGAATCCAAACAAGTTCGACTGAAACAAGTATCCAAATCAAGAACCGAAAAGATAGATTCTTCTCTCGTATTGATCGGTTCGGAAGCACCGATCTCTTTTTTAAAAAAAATTGGGATCAAGATCAGAAGCTCATTCAATTCTAAAGAAGTCCTCGGATTTGTTTCCTTATTCTCATTCGCATTATTTTTATATTTCGGCAAGGCTTCCTTTTACGCTTCTGATTGGTATTCCTGGGTAGCATTAGGTTCCGGGACCGTATTTGCATTTTCTTCCATTCGATTCGTATTCTCCAAGGATACTTTCTTTTCCTGGAGATGGAGAACATTCAAAAATCTTTATTTACTTTCCGCTGCAGTTTACTTCTCTTCCGTGTATCTAAGTGCAAAATACTTAGGATTTTATTTATTCGGAAAATATCCGGGATTTCATTATACCGTTCTATATTCCACGACCATATTATTTTTCGGGCTCAGAAGAATGTGGGTCAGGCCGACTCAGTATATAAAATTACAAACGACTACTCTGATATTAATTCAGATCTTCCCGCTTTTTCTATTACCCGAGATCATTCTTCCTTTCCTGGGAGATAAAGGATTATTAGGACCTTCTAACGGGTTTTTACTTACCCAAGTTTTTCCTGACGGGGCTTATTGGAAAGCGTATGGATTTATTCTAGCCTGGCCTTTGAATATGGGAGTTCTGTACGACGGAGGTATCACAACCTTCTGGCTAATTTACGGATTTGTAATGAGCTTCGGATTAATCCCTTATCTGGTCTATAAATTCGGAAAAGGAGCTTATTGCGGATGGATCTGCTCCTGCGGCGGTTTAGCGGAAACCTTGGGTGACGAATACAGGAACAGAATGCCTCACGGAAAGTTGGCCTACAAATTAGAACATTCAGGCCAATGGATCTTATTGATCGCTGCAATTCTCACGGTCGCTAAATTGATCGGCAGTTCGGGACAATTTTTCTGGCCTTTGGAATTCGCCGCAGACTCAGTCAAAGTATATTATGATTTGATTGTGGATTTAGGATTAGGAGGAGTCGTAGGAGTCGGGGCTTATTTTATGTTCTCCGGCAGGATCTGGTGTAGAATGTTCTGCCCGCTTTCCGCTCTCATGCATATCTATGCTAAGTTCAGTAAGTTTAGGATCTTCTCCGAGAAAAAAAGATGTATCTCTTGTAATATTTGTACTTCCGTTTGCCACCAGGGAATCGACGTGATGAATTACGCCAATAAGGGAAAACCGATGGATAGCGTTCAATGTGTCAGATGTTCTGCTTGCGTGGTAAATTGTCCCACTCAGGTTCTTTCTTTCGGAAAATTAGAGAAGAACGGGCAGGCATTGGATCGGTTAAAAGCGGTTTTATGA
- a CDS encoding PQQ-dependent sugar dehydrogenase: protein MKLSFYRSFLIPAISLIFFSISCDDIRRLLVANVDDMAKYKAEGKESGLVAVFNQNDEKRKKIKIGLTTVGKGFEQPVDLLMIPGPDIFLVAEKTGALKWLDPKDGSSGILLKLDGISTDSEQGLLGVVLHPEFPEKPLLYLNYVAKKNGETSRVSEWTIDLPKDPKKAKLSKERILMEVKQPYGNHNAGQLAFGKDGMLYIAWGDGGWMGDPKGNGQNPSTFLGSVLRIDVNSKDPGKEYSVPKDNPFLKDPAFKPETFAYGFRNPWRYSFDPSGRLIIADVGQDLFEEVDIVEAGKNYGWNKMEATHCFEPKTDCDKKGLTDPVYEYGREDGSSITGGYVVTNDRISDLHGKYVFGDFVSGRIWAIDLPKDGSPVKEAYSLGKWPVLISSFGKDARGSVYIADFGAGQILRIDPGK from the coding sequence ATGAAACTTTCCTTCTATAGATCCTTTCTAATTCCGGCGATTTCCTTAATATTCTTCAGCATCTCCTGCGACGATATACGACGTCTACTGGTAGCCAATGTGGATGATATGGCAAAATACAAAGCGGAAGGAAAAGAGTCCGGCTTAGTTGCAGTCTTCAATCAAAACGATGAAAAAAGAAAAAAGATAAAGATCGGTCTTACTACGGTAGGAAAAGGATTCGAACAACCGGTAGATTTGCTGATGATCCCGGGACCGGATATCTTCTTGGTAGCGGAGAAGACCGGAGCATTAAAATGGCTGGATCCAAAAGACGGAAGTTCAGGTATATTATTAAAACTTGATGGAATTTCCACGGACTCTGAACAAGGACTTCTGGGAGTAGTGCTCCATCCTGAATTTCCGGAAAAACCCCTTCTTTATCTTAACTATGTGGCAAAGAAGAACGGAGAGACTAGTAGAGTTTCAGAATGGACTATAGATCTTCCTAAGGACCCTAAAAAAGCAAAACTTTCCAAAGAAAGGATCTTGATGGAAGTCAAACAACCTTACGGAAATCATAACGCAGGACAATTGGCATTCGGAAAAGACGGTATGTTATATATCGCCTGGGGAGACGGGGGATGGATGGGAGATCCGAAAGGTAACGGGCAGAACCCTTCTACATTCTTAGGTTCCGTTTTGAGAATAGATGTAAACTCAAAAGATCCAGGCAAAGAATATTCGGTCCCAAAAGATAATCCTTTCTTAAAAGATCCTGCATTCAAACCGGAAACGTTCGCTTACGGTTTCAGAAACCCATGGAGATATTCTTTCGATCCTTCTGGAAGATTGATCATCGCGGATGTAGGCCAAGATCTATTCGAAGAAGTTGATATAGTAGAAGCAGGAAAAAATTACGGTTGGAACAAAATGGAAGCAACTCATTGTTTCGAACCTAAAACGGACTGTGACAAAAAAGGATTAACAGACCCGGTTTACGAATACGGTAGAGAAGACGGAAGTTCCATCACTGGAGGTTATGTAGTCACTAATGATAGGATCTCGGACCTGCATGGCAAATATGTATTCGGAGATTTTGTATCCGGGAGGATCTGGGCAATCGATCTTCCTAAAGACGGAAGTCCCGTAAAAGAAGCATACTCTTTAGGAAAATGGCCCGTATTAATTTCTAGTTTTGGAAAAGACGCAAGAGGTTCCGTTTATATAGCGGATTTTGGAGCAGGACAGATCCTAAGAATAGATCCGGGAAAATAA
- a CDS encoding sensor histidine kinase: MRFGKTTFFALLISSFLFQCGLVGSGSEHSSAKNGILDLSEHSFQDGKIIPLDGEWEFYWEEFISPGDFSDPKFKSRKKFVTVPSVWSEEFSKDPNSAGHGFATYRLKLKLGERKQTLALKIPDLGTSYILYANGKKVASVGSIGKSKSDARAKYELKISLIPDSENLELVFHVSNFQNRWGGVWNSIQLGEWENILQDVRKRRDLEWALVLIAATMSFYNVFFYFFRRNESAHLLFAFHCFLIMIRSLTNGDSRLAYEFLQEISWELPNRLEYISVYASGPTLYAFLYRYCKTDFWKRFGQYICIPYYIGVFIVLFFPNAYYTLTLLPIALYMPLVTMPMWFVLLVNGLKRKIEGGPILFAGYVAISLCTLNDIMLFFGFWKSIYLIQYGEVALILGYSILISKIFSEAFKRSDLLGTKMKSLVFSTREIMQSSSYDKAADTALKMLHENGKEQTVYVYLEEPNSSVWKRYSISSWGDLETVEVYKYDVQDLLGLEPSSLAEPLVHNNRLIVSAQDEQLYKLIFDLPLEGYSDDSQVDWVRGIADALAFSVRNIARQDREKLAIIGELSAEIVHDLGHPIAMIRQNLKNIGSQKGKSKTGLLFQAEKEVDALTNLTLDILDFSKNRIILDLQNVDIKTYFKEILEDLGTFFQSTKMKLISKINAKGNIRLDPLRIRRLIFNLAKNAAEATDEKGTFSIRIEKEENVVYLIFEDDGEGFSKDMEKYIFDSGFGSKKPYGTGLGLSIIRKIVSAHGGEILVSSEEGKGTRFTILLRS, encoded by the coding sequence GTGAGATTCGGAAAAACAACCTTCTTTGCCCTCCTAATCTCTTCTTTTCTTTTTCAATGCGGTCTTGTCGGATCGGGTTCGGAACATTCTTCCGCGAAGAATGGAATTCTGGATTTAAGTGAACATTCTTTTCAAGACGGTAAGATCATTCCTTTGGATGGAGAATGGGAATTTTATTGGGAAGAATTTATTTCTCCAGGTGACTTCTCCGATCCAAAATTTAAATCCCGAAAAAAGTTCGTAACCGTTCCTTCCGTTTGGTCGGAAGAATTTTCTAAAGATCCGAATTCTGCAGGTCATGGGTTCGCCACCTATCGACTTAAGTTGAAATTAGGAGAGAGAAAACAAACATTAGCTCTCAAGATCCCGGACTTAGGAACTTCTTATATACTTTATGCAAACGGAAAGAAGGTAGCAAGTGTTGGATCTATCGGAAAGTCCAAATCGGATGCGAGAGCAAAATACGAGTTAAAAATTTCTCTAATTCCGGATTCTGAAAATCTGGAGTTGGTATTTCATGTTTCCAATTTTCAAAACAGATGGGGAGGAGTTTGGAATTCCATTCAGTTAGGAGAATGGGAAAATATTCTGCAGGATGTAAGGAAACGCCGGGACCTGGAATGGGCCTTGGTTCTCATTGCGGCCACAATGTCTTTTTATAATGTATTCTTTTATTTTTTCAGAAGGAACGAATCAGCCCATTTATTATTCGCGTTCCATTGTTTTCTGATCATGATCCGTTCTTTGACAAATGGTGATTCCAGGCTTGCCTACGAATTTTTGCAGGAAATTTCCTGGGAACTTCCGAATCGTTTGGAATATATCAGCGTATATGCTTCCGGACCGACCTTGTATGCGTTCTTATATAGATACTGTAAAACCGATTTCTGGAAAAGATTCGGCCAATATATATGTATTCCTTATTATATCGGGGTATTTATCGTATTATTTTTTCCGAATGCATATTATACGCTTACGCTTCTCCCGATCGCATTGTATATGCCTTTAGTCACGATGCCTATGTGGTTCGTTTTGCTTGTAAACGGTTTGAAAAGAAAGATAGAAGGAGGACCCATCCTATTCGCGGGCTATGTAGCGATCAGCTTATGTACTTTAAATGATATTATGCTCTTTTTCGGATTTTGGAAAAGTATCTATCTCATTCAATATGGAGAAGTTGCACTGATACTCGGATATTCCATTTTAATATCTAAAATTTTCTCAGAGGCATTCAAACGTTCGGATCTATTGGGGACTAAAATGAAATCTCTGGTGTTCTCTACCAGGGAGATCATGCAGTCTTCTTCTTATGATAAGGCTGCGGACACCGCTTTGAAGATGCTTCATGAAAATGGAAAAGAACAAACGGTCTATGTATATTTAGAAGAACCGAATTCTTCCGTTTGGAAAAGATACTCTATCTCTTCCTGGGGAGATTTGGAAACTGTAGAAGTTTATAAGTATGATGTGCAGGATCTTCTGGGCTTGGAACCTTCTTCGCTTGCCGAACCATTGGTCCATAATAATAGACTGATCGTTTCGGCTCAAGATGAACAACTTTACAAATTGATCTTCGATCTTCCTTTAGAAGGATATTCGGATGATTCTCAAGTGGACTGGGTGAGGGGGATCGCGGACGCACTTGCGTTCTCGGTGCGTAATATTGCGAGGCAAGATAGAGAGAAGCTTGCCATCATAGGAGAACTTTCCGCAGAGATCGTTCATGATCTAGGGCATCCAATTGCGATGATCCGTCAAAATCTGAAAAATATAGGATCTCAAAAAGGCAAATCAAAAACAGGTCTTCTTTTTCAAGCGGAGAAGGAAGTGGACGCACTGACGAATCTTACTCTAGATATATTAGATTTTTCTAAAAATAGGATCATTTTGGATCTACAGAATGTGGATATAAAAACCTATTTTAAGGAAATTCTCGAGGACCTCGGAACTTTCTTCCAATCCACTAAAATGAAACTGATCTCTAAGATAAATGCAAAGGGAAATATTCGTCTGGACCCGCTTCGTATCCGCAGGTTGATCTTTAATTTGGCGAAAAACGCGGCAGAGGCAACCGATGAAAAAGGGACCTTTTCTATTCGGATAGAAAAAGAGGAGAATGTAGTTTATCTGATCTTCGAAGATGATGGAGAAGGTTTTAGTAAGGATATGGAAAAATATATTTTCGATTCAGGATTCGGAAGTAAAAAACCTTACGGAACGGGACTTGGACTTTCTATCATTCGTAAAATTGTATCCGCTCATGGAGGAGAGATACTTGTTTCTTCGGAAGAAGGGAAGGGAACCAGATTTACGATACTTCTTCGTTCTTAG